One window of Gloeothece citriformis PCC 7424 genomic DNA carries:
- a CDS encoding PEP-CTERM sorting domain-containing protein, producing MIQTLTNPKTIAGMFAVGSTLTLVSSANALTIRVTIENIAPEGGTYLTPVWVGFHNGSFDSYNGGLPSELGLERIAEDGDVSQVTADFAANLTYIDNSTGTPVSATLPAEDAGLAQTGTRVQGTLGAAPIGPGSVVSQDFDIATDGSNTYFSYLSMVLPSNDYYVANGNPFAHSLSSLFSDPNVPIVFNIGLPGTVNDAGTEINNFNTSAGNGFFPGLPQGQTGGNQGADEGGINANVGAPYGNFLNTPPGFNFANLNFNNASLYPNGIGQVTITVVPEPLTILGVSSALGFGAFFKSNLSKKQRKSKKS from the coding sequence ATGATTCAAACACTTACAAACCCAAAAACGATCGCAGGAATGTTCGCTGTTGGTTCTACACTAACCTTAGTTTCCAGTGCCAATGCGTTAACAATTCGGGTGACAATTGAAAATATTGCTCCCGAAGGAGGCACTTATTTAACACCAGTATGGGTAGGGTTTCATAATGGTAGTTTTGACAGTTACAATGGCGGACTTCCTTCTGAATTGGGTCTTGAGAGAATTGCAGAAGATGGGGATGTTTCACAGGTAACGGCAGATTTTGCGGCGAATCTAACTTATATTGATAACAGTACAGGAACGCCTGTAAGTGCCACTCTTCCTGCGGAGGATGCCGGTTTAGCCCAAACCGGAACCCGTGTTCAAGGAACATTAGGGGCTGCTCCTATCGGGCCTGGAAGTGTTGTATCCCAGGATTTTGATATAGCAACCGACGGTTCTAATACTTATTTTTCATATCTTTCAATGGTTCTGCCTAGCAACGATTATTATGTTGCTAATGGGAATCCTTTTGCTCATAGTCTATCTTCTTTATTTAGCGATCCTAATGTTCCGATTGTTTTTAACATTGGACTTCCAGGGACAGTCAATGATGCAGGGACAGAAATTAATAATTTTAATACTTCCGCCGGCAATGGGTTTTTCCCTGGACTACCTCAAGGACAAACCGGTGGCAATCAAGGAGCAGATGAAGGGGGTATTAATGCTAATGTTGGCGCTCCCTATGGTAATTTTCTTAATACACCACCCGGCTTTAATTTTGCTAATCTTAATTTTAATAATGCCTCGTTATATCCCAATGGCATTGGTCAAGTCACGATCACAGTTGTACCTGAACCTTTAACTATTTTAGGTGTTAGCAGTGCTTTGGGTTTTGGAGCTTTCTTTAAGAGTAATTTGTCTAAAAAACAACGCAAGTCTAAAAAATCCTAA
- a CDS encoding aldo/keto reductase — MKNNRRTRRNFLLASLAVASGVSASCRNYFTRSPKVSPALAESLSSNPSAEMPQRVLGKTNISVPILGLGGSASPLSRPDQEGDAIAILERAFDLGIRYFDTAANYGPSEERIGKALSSHRQEIILATKTSSRNRDSAWRDLEQSLQRLQTDYLDLWQFHALTYDWDVNTILEPKQGAIKAALEAKEQGLIRGIGITGHHNPEIIVEGLRRYVFDTALVPINAADKHHSSSFIKKVLPVAQEKNTGIIAMKVPAYGRLFKPGVLDGMGQAMGYALSQSGVSCCIIAADTLSQLEENVRVAQEFKPLSSDELGMIEQRTAKVWRDSSFFRDWG; from the coding sequence ATGAAAAATAATAGAAGAACTCGACGCAATTTTTTATTGGCGAGTTTAGCTGTTGCTAGTGGAGTGAGTGCGAGTTGTCGAAATTATTTTACCCGATCGCCGAAAGTTTCTCCCGCCTTAGCTGAGTCTCTATCCTCTAACCCTTCCGCAGAAATGCCTCAACGAGTTTTAGGGAAAACTAATATAAGTGTTCCTATTTTAGGGTTAGGGGGTTCGGCATCGCCTTTGTCTCGTCCTGATCAAGAAGGAGATGCGATCGCCATTTTAGAGAGAGCTTTTGATTTAGGAATTCGCTATTTTGATACTGCCGCTAATTATGGGCCGAGTGAAGAAAGAATAGGTAAAGCGTTGTCTTCCCATCGTCAAGAGATTATATTAGCAACTAAAACCAGTTCTAGAAATAGAGATAGTGCATGGCGAGATTTAGAGCAATCTTTGCAGAGGTTGCAGACTGATTATCTCGATTTGTGGCAATTTCACGCTTTAACTTATGATTGGGATGTTAATACAATTTTAGAGCCAAAACAGGGGGCAATTAAAGCTGCTCTTGAAGCTAAAGAACAAGGGTTAATTAGAGGGATAGGAATTACAGGACATCATAATCCAGAAATTATTGTCGAGGGGTTACGGCGTTATGTTTTTGATACAGCTTTAGTCCCGATTAATGCGGCGGATAAACATCATTCTAGTTCATTTATTAAAAAAGTTTTGCCGGTTGCTCAAGAGAAAAATACAGGTATTATTGCGATGAAAGTTCCTGCCTATGGCCGGTTATTTAAGCCTGGGGTATTGGATGGTATGGGGCAAGCAATGGGTTATGCTTTATCTCAATCTGGGGTGAGTTGTTGTATTATTGCTGCTGATACGTTGAGTCAATTGGAGGAAAATGTTAGGGTAGCTCAAGAGTTTAAACCTCTTTCTTCCGATGAGTTGGGAATGATTGAACAGCGAACGGCTAAGGTTTGGCGTGATAGCAGTTTTTTTCGGGATTGGGGTTAA
- a CDS encoding Uma2 family endonuclease, whose product MSVATKFSNQLSLEEFLKLPETKPASEYIDGVIEQKPMPQGEHSIIQTRLVTAINEVALSKKLALAFTELRCTFGGRSIVPDLSVFVWDRIPKTSTGRIVNRFEICPDWMIEILSPEQSTNKIIRKIIFSLKGGTQLAWLIDPEDESVTIFYPNQLPEVKEKEEILPVLDSLKDWQLSVEEMFSWLKLD is encoded by the coding sequence ATGAGTGTTGCTACTAAATTTTCCAATCAGCTTTCTTTAGAAGAGTTTTTAAAACTTCCAGAGACAAAACCAGCGAGTGAGTATATTGATGGAGTCATTGAACAGAAGCCTATGCCCCAAGGAGAACATAGTATTATACAAACCCGTCTCGTAACAGCTATCAATGAAGTTGCTTTAAGCAAAAAGTTAGCCCTTGCTTTCACTGAATTACGATGTACTTTTGGGGGGCGTTCCATCGTGCCCGATCTTTCTGTATTTGTATGGGATAGAATTCCCAAAACTTCTACGGGAAGAATTGTTAATCGATTTGAAATTTGTCCAGATTGGATGATTGAAATTTTGTCTCCTGAACAGTCTACTAATAAAATTATTCGTAAAATTATTTTTTCTCTTAAAGGGGGAACTCAACTTGCTTGGTTGATTGATCCTGAAGATGAATCGGTCACAATTTTTTATCCTAATCAACTTCCAGAAGTCAAAGAAAAAGAAGAAATTTTACCCGTTTTGGATAGTTTAAAAGATTGGCAATTATCTGTAGAGGAAATGTTTAGTTGGTTGAAATTAGATTAA
- a CDS encoding DNA methyltransferase translates to MKLNRLPFYETQWGAAYLGDSLKVLSQIPDESIDLICTSPPFALVRKKEYGNVDADEYVQWFDSFAQQFYRILKQNGSLVIDIGGSWIKGYPVRSLYHFELVMHLCKPRREGGLGFYLAQELYWYNPAKLPTPAEWVTVRRERVKDAVNTIWWLSKDPHPKACNKRVLRPYSKAMENLLKNGYDAKLRPSGHDISTKFQRNRGGAIPPNIIDAQTTSVATAIGSPVLASFDWLLFNDLAQPVNVISASNTASNDYYQRRCKEEGIKPHPARFPQALPEFIINLCTEPGDLVLDPFCGSNVTGRVAEDLKRYWLAIEIDQGYLKASQYRFETEASSLVIPLETPQNCSSKNLSLIKEKILSDNQLLLKEKIAVNQSNEPKQLTLPFLEQINKMKTRQLKFTYGHQFEPEKFSLAEIMKLCQDCEPNRRYLQQEIANRYFAQHSQQSKSQTAKTSNIDKLAMNCFLSLRAYGLVEKTEDDWTYKVTEIAQNILDKQNNPEESNKLLARHILTNLTGMSLLKAIEAINARNEQPKLELIGYELQEMGFSISPNAIYVSTMRSWLSLAGVFEREYEINWDVVADILGINKDYIDELYTLTPEQKYFLLSMIHLDIRDFEPWNKISNYGRSVYKVKFTSKSFVKDIIQPLVNVGLIETEKSTGGRGAKPNQVKLTQKARNELVKRLIETIADQTQLSETELNRTFEDVINDLDHPDKHVKGKALELLAIWMIRLTSLRFTKWRKRDYETGNGEVDVLAGSDRFVYSRWQIQCKNTKKVDVEVLAKEIGMTFVTGADVVMIVTTGEFTKDAFQYAYRMMEVSRYYMILLQKEDLELIKQNKTNIITILDKKARRVFAKKELGMTQIQIDEIESEEETLED, encoded by the coding sequence ATGAAATTAAATCGTCTACCTTTCTACGAAACCCAATGGGGTGCTGCTTATCTTGGAGATAGTTTAAAAGTTTTATCGCAAATACCGGATGAAAGTATTGATTTAATTTGCACTTCACCGCCTTTTGCTTTGGTACGCAAAAAAGAATATGGCAATGTTGATGCTGATGAATATGTTCAGTGGTTTGACAGTTTTGCTCAACAATTTTATCGAATTCTTAAACAAAATGGCTCGTTAGTTATTGATATTGGTGGAAGTTGGATTAAAGGGTATCCCGTTCGCTCTCTTTATCATTTTGAGTTAGTAATGCACCTGTGCAAACCTCGTCGAGAAGGAGGATTAGGATTTTATTTAGCTCAGGAATTATATTGGTATAATCCCGCTAAATTACCGACACCAGCAGAATGGGTAACAGTGAGGCGAGAAAGAGTTAAAGATGCTGTCAATACCATCTGGTGGTTATCTAAAGATCCTCATCCTAAAGCCTGTAATAAGCGTGTTTTACGCCCTTATAGTAAGGCGATGGAAAATTTATTAAAAAACGGCTATGATGCTAAACTACGCCCTTCAGGCCATGATATTTCTACTAAATTTCAAAGAAATCGCGGAGGGGCTATTCCTCCTAATATTATTGATGCACAAACCACTTCTGTTGCTACTGCGATCGGAAGTCCAGTTTTAGCCAGTTTTGATTGGCTTTTATTTAATGATTTAGCTCAACCTGTTAATGTTATTTCTGCTTCTAATACTGCTTCTAATGATTACTATCAAAGAAGATGCAAAGAAGAGGGCATCAAGCCTCATCCTGCCCGTTTTCCTCAAGCTTTACCTGAATTTATTATTAATTTATGTACTGAGCCAGGTGATTTAGTTTTAGATCCGTTTTGTGGCTCTAATGTGACGGGAAGAGTAGCCGAAGATTTAAAAAGATATTGGTTAGCCATTGAGATTGATCAAGGATATTTGAAAGCTTCACAATACAGATTTGAAACGGAGGCAAGTTCTTTAGTTATTCCTTTAGAAACACCTCAAAATTGTTCTTCAAAAAATCTATCTTTAATTAAAGAAAAAATTTTATCGGATAATCAACTCTTGTTAAAAGAAAAAATAGCGGTGAACCAATCTAATGAACCTAAGCAATTAACCCTACCTTTTTTAGAACAAATTAATAAGATGAAAACTCGTCAACTTAAATTTACTTATGGACATCAATTTGAGCCAGAAAAATTTTCTCTAGCTGAAATCATGAAATTGTGTCAAGACTGTGAACCAAATCGGAGATATTTACAACAAGAAATAGCTAATCGTTATTTTGCCCAACATTCTCAGCAAAGTAAAAGCCAAACAGCTAAAACCTCAAATATTGATAAATTAGCTATGAATTGTTTTCTTTCTTTAAGAGCTTATGGATTAGTTGAAAAAACCGAGGATGACTGGACATATAAAGTGACAGAAATTGCTCAAAATATTTTAGATAAACAAAATAATCCTGAAGAAAGTAATAAATTATTGGCTCGTCATATTTTAACCAATTTAACGGGAATGTCGCTGCTAAAAGCAATAGAAGCTATCAATGCTAGAAATGAACAGCCAAAGCTAGAATTAATTGGATATGAATTACAAGAAATGGGATTTTCTATCTCCCCTAATGCTATTTATGTTAGTACGATGCGTAGCTGGCTAAGTTTAGCTGGCGTTTTTGAAAGAGAATATGAAATTAATTGGGATGTTGTGGCTGATATCTTAGGAATTAATAAAGATTATATTGATGAGCTTTATACTTTAACACCAGAACAAAAATATTTTCTCCTTTCAATGATTCATTTAGATATACGAGATTTTGAACCTTGGAATAAAATATCTAACTATGGAAGAAGTGTCTATAAAGTCAAATTTACCAGTAAATCCTTTGTCAAAGACATTATACAACCTTTAGTTAATGTTGGACTCATTGAAACTGAAAAATCAACTGGCGGAAGAGGTGCTAAACCTAATCAAGTTAAACTAACTCAAAAAGCTAGAAATGAATTAGTTAAACGTTTAATTGAAACTATTGCCGATCAAACCCAACTTTCAGAAACGGAATTAAATCGAACTTTTGAAGATGTAATTAATGATCTTGATCATCCAGATAAGCATGTTAAAGGGAAAGCTTTAGAACTTTTAGCAATATGGATGATTAGATTAACCAGTCTTCGCTTTACAAAGTGGAGAAAAAGAGATTATGAAACGGGAAACGGAGAGGTTGATGTTTTAGCGGGTTCAGATAGATTTGTTTATAGTCGATGGCAAATTCAATGTAAAAACACTAAAAAAGTAGATGTAGAAGTTTTAGCTAAAGAAATAGGGATGACTTTTGTCACTGGTGCAGATGTGGTAATGATAGTCACAACAGGAGAATTTACTAAAGATGCTTTTCAATATGCTTATCGAATGATGGAAGTATCCCGTTATTATATGATTCTTCTTCAAAAGGAAGACTTAGAATTAATTAAACAAAATAAAACAAATATCATTACAATTTTAGACAAAAAAGCTAGACGAGTATTTGCTAAAAAAGAGTTAGGTATGACACAAATACAGATAGATGAAATTGAATCGGAAGAAGAAACACTAGAAGACTAA